The Cryptococcus deuterogattii R265 chromosome 4, complete sequence genome segment ACAATGTCCCACGCAGTCCCCAAACTCGACCTTGTCAACTCATGGAGGGACATCCAGTTCCCCCCGCTCAAGAAtgacctcctcctccgcgCAGCCAGCGGCGAAGAGACTCCCCGTGCTCCCGTATGGGTCATGAGGCAGGCAGGCCGATACCTCCCTGGTAcgtctctccctctcttttctaTACTCACCCCAACTTACATGCATATCCACAGAATTCCTCGAAGTTCGCAAACATCACTCATTTTTTGAATGCTGCcaaactccttctctcgcaTCCACCCTCACGCTTCAGCCTATTGACCGTTATCCCTGTCTTGACgcctccatcatcttttgcGACATCCTCGTCGTCCCTCAAGCTCTCGGCTTGGAAGTCCTTATGGAGCCTTCCCGCGGTCCTGTCCTTCCCAATCCGCTTGTTACACCTGACGACCTCAAGCGCCTTAgggaggatgtggatgtgcAAAAAGAGTTGGGCTATGTGTTTGAGGCGGTTACGCTTACCAGGAAGGGATTGGATGGAAGGGTGCCCCTGATTGGGTTCTGCGGTGCTCCATGGACGTTGATGGCGTACATGTGCGAAGGTGGGGGGAGCAAGACGTTTGAGAAGAGTAAGAGCTGGTTGTACAAGTACCCCGAGGCGAGTCATGAGTTGTTGAGACGTATTGCGGATGTTTGTGCCGATCTTCTCATCGGTCAAGTCCTTGCCGGTGCTCAGGTATGTcgctttccccttcccccctcttcttttgaaaTACTAATACCATACATGTAGATGCTCCAGGTATTCGACTCCTGGGCTGGCGAACTTACTCCTCACCAATTCAAGACTTTTGCCCTCCCgcctctcctccacatctcctCTAAAGTCCACTCCGTCCTCTCCCAACTTTCCCACCCCGGCGTCCCTATCACCCTTTTCGCCAAGGGGGCAAACGCcccttccactttttccctcctctctgaCCCTGCTCAAACGGGGTACGCTACCCTGGGCCTCGATTGGACCGTGGACCCTGTGGAAGTCCGGGAGATTGTAGGCAAAAAGGTTAACCTCCAAGGGAACTTTGACCCTACAGTGTTGTatggagggaaagaagggatagagaaagaggtggagaggttgagtgcgaggtggaaggaggcTGGAGGCGGGTGGATCGCGAATTTGGGCCATGGGATTACGCCGAATGTCAAGCCGGAAGATATGGGATGGTTTTTGGAATGTGTGCATAAATATTCCGAGAGGAAATAAGGGCTGAAagttggagagagagagggtTTAATCTGGGTACACTGAAAAAAGTCGGACACTAAAAAGTTGGGATGCATTCTGCTGTTCTGTTCTGTTTTGTTCTAGTGTAGAGTTATCGTAAGACTTTTGCCAcatgatcatcttcattctccatACATGCAAAACAGCTATTCGACAGTCTATTCAGGATCTTTCTTATAATGAAGGGGGAGGGAACGAGTAAAACGTGAATGAGGCTTTTCATTTATCCGGCTGATCAGAAACAATGAACTGATGTCTTGAACACGTATCTTATCACCGTAGCATAAATAGTACGTCACAGACACTCAGGTGAAGCAAGAGTCGGCAATATAAAAATACCCACACGCAACGTTCTGCGCGTAACAGTCATACAGTCATAAAGGTAGAGAATAAGAGGTACATGAGGAGAGAAACATGGAAGGGTAAAGTGCTAAGTACAAGAAGCTATGCACGGGTTATCTAGGCCATACACGCCGTCAAAGGCTTACTACAGATTATTTTCTACAAAATCGCCTCTGCCCCACAATACTTGATCTACTTTGGTTTTATCGCTCTACAGGAGACCGATGGTGATATCACCCTTAACCCGGGCGGTGAGGTGGCTGTATAACAGAATGTCAGCGATAAATGAAGACAGTTcgtgagatggaagaggtaGGGAGGGTCGTTGAACAAGAAATATAACTTACACTTCAACGAGAAGGTCAAGGGCAATGTTGATACTCAGAGTGTtatcgtccttcttccttcctcctccaggtTGCTCTTCAGGTGTCAGTTCGGAGAGTTCGTTGGGGAGAGGGGTACGGTGGCTCCTGAGTGGACCGAGGGCGGCGTCTCGTTTTGCGTCGGCTGCTGATTGGGCTGCGCCTGCGTTCTGCTGGATGACATCGCTGTTGAAAAAAAGGTAACAGGAGTCAGTATCAGGCCAGCAGGTTGTGGTGGGGGACTAACGTGGCGGTGTCTACTTGTTCGGCCATAATGACTGCTCAGATGTGGGTGGTTGGGATGTTTAGACGTATGATAGAGCTGTGTGAAGGTTGACAgtagatggagatgaaaaacAACCCAAAGCAATCGCCGGTGTAAGTCGTTTTCTCAAGCAGAAAGATgtaaagatgaaaaaggtCAAAAATCTATTTTATATTTAAACAGCGCAAAAAGCTGCTAATAGGACCTAGATGAGCATGCTGAAATCTCAAGAATCTGGACGTCATTCCACATTCCTGGGCTGGGGGATTTTCGCTTGATGATCGGGTAATAACGAGTGGCAATTCATTTTTTGCACATGATGTCATGCTCTGCTCCGCCTCGATTGGGCCTCCGCAGGTTCCGTATGCTTCTGCATTGGGAACTTTGTGGCGCATGGGCACGATGGGATGGACGGGGAGCAGGCGATACGTAGATGAAGTACTGTGGATTGTTGGTTGATGAGGGGGATAAGGAAAGTGTCAATTGTACTGGATTGAAGCAACAAACGAATATATAGCAAAGAAAAGCCAACACGAAATGGAATACGAAATTCTTACTCTCGGTGACTAACGACGATCGGAAGGAGTTTGACGTCAGCCTGTTCTCCACCGTACCTGGAGATTGATTCCGTCCTGGAATCAGCCTTTCTGTTTCGGCAAGTCCCCAGGGCAGCCCACCATCTTCGAGGAACTGCTCCATACTGGCATAAAAGGAACACTGAACTCAATGCCATGGTTCAGCAACTGAGAAGATATAAAAGACGTAGCCTTCCGAGTAGAAAGATGCATCGGCCCAACCGACTTAGTCTTTTCAAACCTTCTAGCTTGCCCACAACAGCGTCGAAACATAATGCTCCAAGTACAACTGTCCGTACACAAACGACTGAGAACACAAAACTAAAGTAGTATAAGGTCATTTCCGGCCTCTACGAGGACAATGACACCtctacacctccacccatgGATAGAGACTGAATTGAATCTTCTATTCATTTACGTTGCATATTCGTATTTAAAAAACTGACTCGAAGAGCTTCTCACTTCTTGCTTTATTCCTTCAACAGTAATCATGACTTAAAACGTGCAAGGTCCGTTTACTTGATCAACTGCTTCACCTTGAGAGCGATATCAGAGCTACCAAGGTTTTGGTGACCAATTTGTTCACCAAGACCACCGCAACCTTCCTTGCTGGTTCCGCTGTAATGATTTAAAGCCATAAGCAGGAGTTTACTTGAAAGTCGCCTCTTTGAACTCACATGTAATCATATCGTGGCTTCAAATCTCGCTCGAGAAGCCAAGTACCGAACTATAGGTACGGTTAGCGTATTCTATCAACATGCAACATGTTGAGTCTTGCGATTTGGCTTACCTTGCTTCCCAAACCGGTCTTCCTGTTCAAACTTTCGGCGACAAAGACGAACTCGGTTGAACCAATTTCCTTGATcatatcttcatccactACGTTGAGTGTCGATTTGTTGATCAAGCCGACATCCaagccttcttttctcaaacGATCAACGGCGTCGAGTGCTCTATATAAGATCTCTCCATACGCTACCACATAGCCTTTGGTTCCTTTTCGAATGACTTCATCTTTACCGGGTACGAATTTGTAGTCAGCGTCGAAGAACCTAgacccatcttccttcaaaatccATGGGACCTTGGATCgggtggagaagacgaaTCGAAGACCTTTGTCGTAGAAGACTCGGTCGATGATGCTGCATGAATGTCAGCGGTGAGTTTCGACACAAGAAACAGTAGCGAAGACATGAGAGAAgtgaaaggagagaaattAAGGCAGCCAAGTTAAAGTCACTTACGCATCCATTTGAGACTAAACCTTAGCAGTCAGTTTTTGCTCAACCAAGTTAACTGACGTCGAGTTGTAACTCACGCAATCAGCGGGGAAATACAACCTGGTCTCGTACCCATCCTCAAGACCGTTgtcgaggaagaattgGTTGATACCGAAGTGACTGAGTTGGCCTATTAGCATATATATCACCAGGACCAGGGACGACCCAATACTCACCAGGTGTTATCAGCCATCTCGTCGACACCAGAGTGAGAGAAGTGAGTGAGAACATTGGCAAAGTTGAGACGTGCCATGGTCAATTCAGAGATGATCATTTCAGAGAAAGCTGAGAAGGTACTGCGTGACCATGTCAATAAACTTCTAGATGAATGCAAATTTGGTAACGAAGCATACCTGAAAACGCCTTGTCTATCGGCGTTGAAAGCACCCCAACCAGCAGCGGCCGAGAAGTTTCCACGTTCCATGATACCGCTGGACAAGAATACTCTGTAATGACGTAAATATGTGGGCACACTAGACAATTAAGATATGAGGAACCCACTCGGGATGTTTCTTGTGAATCACACTCAAACCAGTAGAACCTTCCAAGTCAGTGTCGATGACCAACACCTTTGCCTTGTTCTGCTCTTTACTAGTTTTGTCAAGGACGGCGCTGACAGCTTCACCGAATTGAACTCGACAAGCTCCCCTCTCCTTGGTACTACCAGAGAGCAACTCGGCGTAGGTGGAAGGTTGGATAGCTCGAAGGATAGCAGCACATTTAGGGTGTCGAGGGTCGAGGTATTCAATGGCAGGTTCACTGAAAAGAAATGCTTATCAGTATAGCATTTCACGTTCGGGCTTACAAATGCATCACTTACACCTTGATGGCGTCGTGAGCGTGGGGACTCCCTTCGATACCCTTGATCTTGGGAGCCATAGGTCTGTGGGTGACTACGGCAGCTGGTCCTTTGTGGCTCACGACCTCGACCATGGCAGAGTAAAGAGAGTCGAGGTCTTCACCGTTGGCTTCGACGACCTTGAGCCCATGACCCTCCAGAGTCTTGGCTACGCTGTATCCTTTGAGGTACTCAGATGGATGACCACTGGATAATTATCAGCGTACAGACCTTTTTACAAGGCTCAGGAGATTAACCGCACTCACGCGATGGTCACATCATTGTCATCAACGAAGAGCTTCACGTTTAAATTTTGAGCGACAGCCAATCTCGCAGCTTCAGCATCATCGCCTTCCTGTTGAGAACCATCTGACCCAAGCATGAATACGGTCTTGTCCCTCTGAGCCAAAGCCACACCGTTGACCAAGGGCCACATGTGTCCTAATCGTCCAGAAGAGAACTTGACCCCGGGAGTTAGACCGAGCTCAGGGTGACCGGGGAGCTTGGAGTTGGCCTCTCGGTagtggagaagatgctCAACCGGAATGTAACCGTCAAGCACAGAGAGAAGGTACTGAGTCGCGACACGATGACCGGCCTCATCGAAAAGGGTATCAACGTATTTCGACTTGTCCTTGTCGGCgagcaggaaggaaagaaggattACAACTTCGGGAATGGTGTCAAAGGCTCCTCTAAACATAATACGTCAACGAATTCTATAACGATACGTAGCCTCTTTTATCACAAGGATCGCAGAGATGCTGACCAGACAGGAGGTTGTGAAACTCACCCAGTGTGACCGGCCAGACCCCTAGCAGCACCTGTCgcggtgaagaagacaatCACATCGCGCAACAAAGAGATGTTGGCGATCTAAAGCCAGGAGATCAGTGTATGACCCCCAAAAATTGTCGATGTGCTGTCAAACACTTACTAAACCATCTTTTTGCTCTTGTGAAAGCTTCTTGTCCTTAGTAGGGTCAAGAGGGAAAGGCTTGTATTTTTTGAGGTCGATGGGGAACTTTTCGAAATCCCAGTCCTGAACTTTCTGTAAGGGCAAAATCAGCGGGGGGAATTCACATTTAGTATAAACTTCAATGACCACCGACCACGGATACTCACGTTGACAGACATTCTGGCTACTGATAATATTTCTTTCTCGTACTTTTGAATACAACGACGAAGTAGATAGATAAATGATttaaaaagaaaaagaggaaaagctgAACATTGCGTCGACTGACTGTGGGAATTTGGCCATGGAGCGGGATAGGGTATAGGATGTGGATACATGCAGTACATCACATACTTGTAAGTGAAAGCGGGAGCTATTAGTCATAATAGTCAAATACGTCATCCGCCGGGACTTTATTACGCTCGACACACGTCCCCCGGCGGACAATGGCCGGTCTGGACCTTCCTGGGTAGCGTCGGAGATCGCCAACGTCCGCCACGCGTTTGTTTTTTATATAGAGGTTGCAATCTTATATTTGAATAAGAAGGTCTGCTCACCTCAAAATTCTTCAAAATTTCGTCAGTAGGGAGGCATTATGTATCATTGACTATTATAAATCCAATTCCTCTACGGTAGCCTATGGATGAGGAACCGCAACTGGaacgccttcttctctggaTCTTTCCGTTGTTTCTATTCATACTCACCAAAATTCAGCGTGGCTATCGTAGAGAATACGGTAGCGGCGACCGCTCCTGCGGACTGACATGCTTCCCACTAAACATAATCGTACTCTATTCTTGGAGTTCTCTTGCACATATGATTGCATGACGTACAAGTAACATATTTCTACAATATGATGTCTATCCGAAGTACAACTTCCAATATGTACAAAAGAAACTGCCATCCCACTCCCGTCTGTCCGCCCATTCAACAGCCGAAGCtgttccttcatctccgGGCCAGCAAgacatccatctcctcccgGGTGACCAACTTCACCGGTACCCCGAGCATTGCGAGGCGGTCCTTATAGGCCGCCAATGTAAGCTCGCCTGGCTCGGAGTCGGTATCTTCGATATCAATATCTACAGGGTCGGACTCATGAAATTTTGGGCGGGGATCGGCGGAGGGATCATCATTAACAAGAGTCTTCTCATTAGAGTTGAAGGATGTGTCAAAAAACGGGTCCGACGGTTCAGAGGAGTTACTGCtaagaggggaaggagcCCTAGAACATGTCCCAACTGCAGAAAATTGTAAGCGTAACTTCAAGGTAGAAGATTTCCAAGGTACTCACGGctgttggagatgaaggaagccATAATGGATGTCTTGGCGTCCAACATACCCTCAGGTGCAGACAGCCTCTCCAGGCCCCTCCCGAACTCTCGCCGTGCCATCGACGTTCCATTGTCGAACGCCTCAGCGCGACGGGGAGAGAAGCCTCCGCCCGCACCTCGAGGAGAGCTTCTGACACCAGAACGCGACCCTGCGCCAGAGCGAGACTTTCCGCCAGAATGAGACCCTCCACGACGTGAGTTATCGTCTCCAGGACCGGAGTTTCCGCCAGATGAACCATCATTATCCTTGCCAGACGGCTTGCTGTGCTTTGACTTGTTCTCCTCCTCagtttcttcctcattttcctcttcctcattcaAAAATGTCAACGTGCGTTTGTTCCTCTTACTCGAATGAAAACTGTGGCGTTTGCGCCCAGCTTTTAGTCCCTTCAACCTCATTCTGGCCGCTGAATGGGCGGTCGCAGGAACAGGAATACCGTGAAAAAAAGGGACTGGAGGATCGCTGCTAGGAGAATGTTGTTTTGATCGTGACGCTGCATGAGCGAGGAACATGAGGATGGTCGCATCCAGATGATATCTTGCTTCTTTATTCAAAATAGCATTGGCACGGTCGCTGATCAGACGATTGGGAGGCGATGACCAAAAGTCCAACAGCTCTGCAAGTTCCTCGACGGTGTAACCATCCGGCCGATGTCCAGAATGTGGTCCCAATTTCTGCATAAACTCGCCATCCGCCTCCAGGGCAAGTACGGGGATGCCTGAGGTCGAGGCTCGACAGTCATACACAATCCGGTAAAAGTATTCGTTAACCATAGAGAGACCGAAGATACAGCCGGAGATGGCGTAGCCCAAGATGACATACCACATAGTCTGAAACACGCCTTCCTGACAGAGGTACTCGAGAGTTTTTTCAtcgctttttcttttatcctCGCCAGCAAGATGAGTCGCTAGTTTCGTCCACTTCAATTCGACAACTGCGTAAAGCACTGGTTTCCAGCCCAATGAGCAGCCAGAATCTTTGACATAGCCGATGAGAGACACATCCGGAGTAGTGGCACCATCCCTTCTTGATCCGGAGGTGCTTTGCGATTGAGAGGGCTATGTTGGACACATAATAAGCCTTGTGTCACTTCCATCACAAGCCGTGACTCACGGCACCAAGAACTTTCCCCGTCTGCCGTCTATACTCATCCACCAGATCCAGCTTCGCCCACTCTTTATCCTTTCTGCCATAGAAGACCGCTTTTAAATTGGCTTGATGTGAGAAGTTTGTAGCGCTCATCTTGGGGTTCTCTTTGATGAACCGATCAAGATAGCGACGAACATACTTGTCGTCGAAAGTTTGCTCATCAGCGATCCCCTCGTTCTTGTACGCATTGGCCCAATCTTCGCCCAGATAGTCGACCTCGCATGCATCATCGTAGGAGCAGATAGTGAAGTTTTCGGAGGCTTCGTAAGGTTCGCTCAGGTCAAAGGGGAtaagagagagaggatatGGTCTGTCTTTGTTTTTAGAGTGGCCGCCGTTTGTTGTGAGGTTGTCACAAGGGGATTTTGGATGTTCGGGGAGGGCTCGAACTGGAGAAGGGAGCGGGGATAAAAGGGGGTCGGAGTTAGAAAGGGTTGATAATGAGGTCAAGGGTGAGTCGGAGGTGAATTGGGCTAGTGCGGAAGCTCGCGTCGACgccccatcttcttcagttGTTCCAGTAAAGGTCATTGTGCAAGTGGAGAGGACCAAAGATGAGAGTAGTAAGGGAAATGGACAGTAAAGAACAtgaggattgggaagataagggaagaaggaagaacaacaAGTTGAGTTATCGACGGTAGATCCGTCGTTCCGCGCTGCGTGTTCCGCCGCCGCCATAATCAAGAGAAGATAATATCGGGAATAATCAACGAACATCGCAACAAAAGCCCGAA includes the following:
- a CDS encoding transketolase, with the protein product MSVNKVQDWDFEKFPIDLKKYKPFPLDPTKDKKLSQEQKDGLIANISLLRDVIVFFTATGAARGLAGHTGGAFDTIPEVVILLSFLLADKDKSKYVDTLFDEAGHRVATQYLLSVLDGYIPVEHLLHYREANSKLPGHPELGLTPGVKFSSGRLGHMWPLVNGVALAQRDKTVFMLGSDGSQQEGDDAEAARLAVAQNLNVKLFVDDNDVTIAGHPSEYLKGYSVAKTLEGHGLKVVEANGEDLDSLYSAMVEVVSHKGPAAVVTHRPMAPKIKGIEGSPHAHDAIKVEPAIEYLDPRHPKCAAILRAIQPSTYAELLSGSTKERGACRVQFGEAVSAVLDKTSKEQNKAKVLVIDTDLEGSTGLSVIHKKHPEVFLSSGIMERGNFSAAAGWGAFNADRQGVFSTFSAFSEMIISELTMARLNFANVLTHFSHSGVDEMADNTCHFGINQFFLDNGLEDGYETRLYFPADCSQMDAIIDRVFYDKGLRFVFSTRSKVPWILKEDGSRFFDADYKFVPGKDEVIRKGTKGYVVAYGEILYRALDAVDRLRKEGLDVGLINKSTLNVVDEDMIKEIGSTEFVFVAESLNRKTGLGSKFGTWLLERDLKPRYDYIGTSKEGCGGLGEQIGHQNLGSSDIALKVKQLIK
- a CDS encoding uroporphyrinogen decarboxylase (genome sequence mistake), coding for MSHAVPKLDLVNSWRDIQFPPLKNDLLLRAASGEETPRAPVWVMRQAGRYLPEFLEVRKHHSFFECCQTPSLASTLTLQPIDRYPCLDASIIFCDILVVPQALGLEVLMEPSRGPVLPNPLVTPDDLKRLREDVDVQKELGYVFEAVTLTRKGLDGRVPLIGFCGAPWTLMAYMCEGGGSKTFEKSKSWLYKYPEASHELLRRIADVCADLLIGQVLAGAQMLQVFDSWAGELTPHQFKTFALPPLLHISSKVHSVLSQLSHPGVPITLFAKGANAPSTFSLLSDPAQTGYATLGLDWTVDPVEVREIVGKKVNLQGNFDPTVLYGGKEGIEKEVERLSARWKEAGGGWIANLGHGITPNVKPEDMGWFLECVHKYSERK